From Spartinivicinus ruber, the proteins below share one genomic window:
- a CDS encoding class I SAM-dependent methyltransferase: MNSEFWNNYYQEQSTIWTQPDEVFAAEVAELTSGNALELGAGEGADCLFLAKSGWQVTAIDFSQKAIDRINQQADLQQLTITTDVADILNYQSTQQYDLVYMVFIHLPLAERKQMLANAVNALAPGGTLLFIGIASSDMDCGQDVSHLFSPAKDIAALLLEVTPDLHIDKQDHINRTIPMPDKTSFKAETIIVKANKLP, translated from the coding sequence ATGAACTCAGAATTCTGGAATAATTATTACCAAGAACAATCTACAATCTGGACCCAGCCTGATGAGGTATTTGCCGCAGAAGTGGCTGAATTAACTTCGGGTAATGCATTAGAGTTAGGTGCCGGTGAAGGTGCCGACTGTTTATTTTTAGCGAAATCCGGCTGGCAAGTGACTGCCATTGATTTTTCTCAAAAAGCTATCGATAGAATAAATCAACAGGCGGATTTGCAACAGTTAACAATTACGACAGATGTAGCGGATATTTTAAATTATCAATCTACCCAACAATATGACCTGGTGTATATGGTTTTTATTCATTTACCGTTGGCCGAAAGAAAACAGATGCTGGCTAATGCTGTTAACGCTTTAGCCCCTGGCGGCACCCTACTCTTTATCGGTATTGCTAGCAGTGATATGGACTGTGGCCAGGATGTTTCCCACCTGTTTTCTCCAGCCAAGGATATTGCTGCATTGCTACTAGAGGTAACGCCCGATTTACACATAGATAAACAAGACCATATTAATCGAACAATCCCAATGCCAGACAAAACCTCATTCAAAGCTGAAACCATTATTGTGAAAGCCAATAAACTTCCTTAA
- a CDS encoding MarR family winged helix-turn-helix transcriptional regulator translates to MKLDESLDCFHRYLARLWNQDQRQAELSFNEYEYLTCLAAIEGVCDAHQDTMFDGPHLTDLAAKMQVKRASASTMVNKLEKRGLIQRVQCRYDARAQHVLVTKAGMTLVRKEQAIYKDMATTIKQQLTKEEYRQFEKVMDKVCKHL, encoded by the coding sequence ATGAAGTTAGATGAGTCGTTAGATTGTTTTCACCGTTATTTGGCTCGGCTGTGGAATCAAGATCAACGGCAAGCTGAGTTAAGTTTTAACGAATATGAATACTTAACTTGCTTGGCCGCTATCGAAGGTGTTTGTGATGCCCACCAAGACACAATGTTTGATGGACCACACCTAACGGATTTAGCCGCAAAAATGCAAGTCAAGCGGGCATCAGCCAGTACGATGGTGAATAAATTGGAAAAACGTGGGCTGATTCAACGGGTACAATGCCGTTACGATGCACGAGCCCAACATGTGTTAGTCACCAAAGCTGGGATGACGTTGGTACGCAAAGAACAGGCAATTTATAAGGATATGGCTACCACCATTAAGCAACAGTTAACCAAGGAGGAATATCGACAGTTTGAGAAGGTAATGGATAAAGTGTGTAAACATTTGTAG
- a CDS encoding substrate-binding periplasmic protein encodes MKLLKRLSTILVIVGGSYNCFATEVIRLTNGEWPPYLGKNVSHYGISSYIVTQAFALVGVKVVYGFFPWKRAFEAASIGKNWDGSVIWIRRPEREKLFDYGPAILEQEKVFFHLKDTPFSWQTVDDLKHFQIGGTIGYTYGESFDNAEKKGLLNVRRLVQDKQGLGMVLEKRLDIFPLEIDVANSLLAKEFQPQQIQQLTYYPKPLTRLNYHFILSKNISKQKRQHFLQLFNNGLNQLKQRIGEQWVLHPCSTPLTGNHGLTKEEVELYQSLCPSKLVQPSQPTSLD; translated from the coding sequence GTGAAATTACTAAAAAGACTATCAACTATATTGGTAATAGTAGGAGGTTCTTATAACTGTTTTGCAACAGAAGTAATTCGCTTAACCAATGGCGAGTGGCCACCTTACTTAGGAAAAAACGTATCACATTATGGTATCTCCTCCTACATTGTTACCCAAGCATTTGCATTAGTAGGTGTAAAAGTTGTTTATGGCTTCTTCCCCTGGAAGCGTGCTTTTGAAGCAGCTTCAATTGGCAAGAACTGGGATGGTTCTGTGATATGGATTCGTCGTCCAGAGCGAGAAAAACTCTTTGACTATGGCCCAGCCATATTAGAGCAGGAAAAAGTATTTTTTCACCTTAAAGACACCCCATTTTCTTGGCAAACTGTTGATGACCTTAAACATTTTCAAATAGGTGGCACCATCGGCTATACTTATGGTGAAAGCTTCGACAACGCTGAAAAAAAAGGGTTATTAAATGTACGACGCCTGGTACAAGATAAACAAGGTTTAGGGATGGTGTTAGAAAAGCGACTGGATATTTTCCCATTAGAAATTGATGTTGCCAATAGTTTATTGGCTAAAGAATTTCAACCACAACAAATTCAACAATTAACCTATTACCCTAAACCATTAACTCGTCTTAATTATCATTTTATTTTATCGAAAAATATCAGTAAACAAAAAAGACAACACTTCCTACAGCTTTTTAACAATGGGCTAAACCAATTAAAACAAAGAATCGGAGAACAATGGGTTTTACACCCTTGTAGCACACCACTTACCGGCAACCACGGTTTAACGAAAGAAGAAGTTGAGCTGTACCAATCACTTTGCCCAAGTAAACTAGTTCAGCCTTCTCAACCAACCAGCCTTGATTAA
- a CDS encoding MexW/MexI family multidrug efflux RND transporter permease subunit, producing the protein MQLTDIFIKRPVLATVVSLLIILLGAKAFENLSIRQYPELENSVISIQTTYAGANADVIQGFITTPVQQTIASAEGIDYITSSSMQSVSSVKAYLRLGYDTNSALTEIMAKVAEVQNELPDAADRPVISKETGGGTALLYMSFYSEQMSNEQVTDYLTRVVQPKLATIDGVGSAEILGKKTFAMRLWLDPVKMAAFQVSAQDINQAIISNNFLSAAGQTKGEWVVTNVNAKTDLSDVEAFKNMVIKSQADSLVRLGDVAEVKLSAENFDSYVTFNGIQSVYVAISPTPSANPLDVIKRVRTAMPAIETQLPDVLKAKIVYDATEFINASIDEVVKTLVEATLIVIVVVLMFLGAFRSVIIPVVTIPLSMIGVLFFMLMMGYSINLLTLLAMVLAIGLVVDDAIVVVENIHRHIEEGLSPFNAALVGAREIALPVVAMTITLAAVYAPIGFMGGLTGTLFTEFAFTLAGAVIISGIIALTLSPMMCSKLLQDKSHESKVAQKLDHLFERLKQRFQRSLTGALNYRPVTVLFAMTVLVSIPFLFMMTKSELAPTEDQGIVFISSSSPQYANLEYMNKYTALYEDIYKAFPEYDSSFMINGMGTVNSSIAGMLLKPWDQRERSQQQLQPLVQQKLDQIAGLQIFSFNLPPLPGAGDGLPIQFIINSTADYQTINQVSEKLVAAAMQSGLFMFISSDLKFDKPELQININRDKAAQLNIDMRQIGETLATFLSEGRLNRFTLDGRSYKVIPQVNLTSRNSADWLNRYYIKNRQGEMIPLASIIELTSINKPNQLNQFQQLNSAKLQGVMFPGVSLGQALDFLNQKATELLPQGFGKDYSGQSRQYMQEGSALLYTFLFSLIVIFLVLAAQFESFRDPIVVLISVPMSICGALIPLTLGVSTINIYTQIGLVTLIGLISKHGILIVEFANQLQVEKGLTKHQAVIEATAIRLRPVLMTTAAMVLGVVPLVLASGAGAASRFDIGLVIATGMTIGTLFTLYVVPTMYTFFAKDHSKQPVASSELVTS; encoded by the coding sequence ATGCAATTGACTGACATATTTATCAAACGCCCAGTGCTGGCAACGGTGGTTAGTTTACTGATCATCTTGCTAGGTGCGAAAGCGTTTGAAAACTTATCAATACGACAGTATCCCGAGTTAGAAAACTCTGTCATCAGTATCCAAACCACCTATGCAGGTGCTAATGCTGATGTTATTCAAGGATTTATCACCACTCCAGTGCAACAAACCATTGCCAGTGCAGAAGGGATTGATTACATCACCTCTTCCAGCATGCAAAGTGTCTCCAGCGTAAAAGCATATTTACGGTTGGGATACGACACTAATAGTGCATTGACAGAAATCATGGCTAAAGTGGCCGAAGTGCAAAATGAGCTGCCTGATGCAGCTGACCGCCCCGTAATTTCCAAAGAAACCGGCGGTGGTACTGCCCTGCTCTATATGAGTTTTTACAGTGAACAAATGTCCAATGAACAGGTTACTGACTATCTGACACGGGTTGTTCAACCTAAGCTGGCGACTATCGATGGTGTGGGTAGTGCTGAAATACTAGGGAAAAAAACCTTTGCCATGCGGTTATGGTTAGACCCAGTAAAAATGGCTGCATTTCAAGTGTCTGCTCAGGATATAAACCAAGCTATTATCAGCAATAACTTTTTATCCGCTGCTGGGCAAACGAAAGGTGAATGGGTAGTCACCAATGTTAATGCAAAAACAGACCTGAGCGACGTAGAAGCTTTTAAAAATATGGTGATTAAAAGCCAGGCTGACTCCCTTGTACGATTGGGCGATGTAGCAGAAGTAAAATTAAGCGCAGAAAACTTCGACAGTTATGTAACCTTTAATGGTATCCAGTCGGTTTACGTTGCCATTAGCCCTACCCCTTCTGCCAACCCCTTAGACGTTATTAAGCGGGTAAGAACAGCCATGCCGGCAATTGAAACACAGTTGCCGGATGTATTGAAAGCCAAAATCGTCTATGACGCCACAGAATTTATTAATGCCTCTATTGATGAAGTCGTTAAAACTCTGGTCGAAGCCACGTTAATTGTCATTGTAGTGGTTTTAATGTTCTTAGGTGCTTTTCGTTCCGTTATTATTCCGGTGGTTACTATTCCCCTGTCAATGATTGGGGTGTTATTTTTTATGCTGATGATGGGGTATTCCATTAACCTGCTGACCTTGTTAGCCATGGTGCTTGCAATTGGCTTAGTAGTGGATGATGCCATTGTGGTAGTGGAAAATATTCACCGTCACATTGAAGAAGGTTTATCACCTTTTAATGCAGCACTAGTGGGTGCTCGAGAAATTGCACTACCGGTGGTGGCCATGACCATTACCTTAGCAGCCGTTTATGCACCCATTGGTTTTATGGGGGGATTAACTGGCACACTATTTACTGAGTTTGCTTTCACCTTGGCAGGTGCCGTTATTATTTCTGGGATAATCGCCCTTACCTTATCTCCAATGATGTGCTCAAAACTGCTACAAGATAAGAGCCATGAAAGTAAAGTAGCACAAAAGCTGGATCATTTATTTGAACGACTCAAACAACGATTTCAACGCTCCTTAACTGGTGCACTCAATTACCGCCCAGTTACAGTGTTGTTTGCAATGACAGTTTTGGTAAGCATTCCATTCTTATTTATGATGACCAAAAGTGAACTGGCGCCAACAGAGGACCAAGGAATTGTTTTTATTTCCTCATCTTCACCCCAGTATGCCAATCTGGAGTATATGAATAAATATACGGCACTTTATGAAGATATCTATAAAGCATTTCCAGAGTACGACAGTTCATTTATGATCAATGGCATGGGTACCGTCAATAGCTCTATTGCTGGTATGCTATTAAAACCTTGGGATCAACGGGAACGTAGCCAACAACAATTGCAACCTTTAGTTCAGCAAAAATTAGATCAAATTGCCGGGTTACAAATCTTTTCGTTTAACTTACCCCCCCTGCCAGGCGCAGGTGATGGTTTACCCATTCAGTTCATTATTAATAGTACAGCTGATTACCAAACCATTAACCAAGTGAGCGAAAAACTGGTGGCTGCTGCCATGCAAAGTGGCTTATTCATGTTTATTTCCAGTGATTTGAAATTTGATAAGCCAGAACTGCAAATCAATATTAACCGTGATAAAGCAGCACAACTCAATATTGATATGAGACAAATAGGAGAAACCTTAGCAACCTTTTTAAGTGAAGGCCGTTTAAATCGCTTTACCTTGGATGGCCGCAGCTACAAAGTGATTCCACAGGTCAATCTTACTAGCCGTAACTCTGCAGATTGGCTCAACCGCTATTATATTAAAAATCGCCAAGGGGAGATGATTCCATTAGCCAGTATTATTGAGCTAACGTCGATAAATAAACCTAATCAACTGAATCAATTTCAACAGTTAAATTCAGCAAAACTACAAGGCGTAATGTTCCCAGGGGTTTCCTTAGGTCAAGCATTGGATTTTTTAAACCAAAAAGCCACTGAATTATTGCCCCAAGGTTTTGGTAAGGATTATTCTGGCCAGTCACGACAATATATGCAGGAAGGCAGTGCCCTACTCTATACTTTCTTGTTTTCATTAATTGTGATTTTCCTAGTACTTGCTGCGCAATTTGAAAGCTTCAGGGATCCAATTGTAGTATTAATCAGTGTACCAATGTCTATTTGTGGGGCGTTGATCCCTCTCACTTTAGGTGTCAGTACCATAAATATTTATACTCAAATCGGTTTGGTTACTCTCATTGGTTTGATTAGTAAACATGGCATTTTGATTGTGGAGTTCGCTAATCAATTACAAGTAGAAAAAGGCTTAACTAAACACCAAGCAGTGATCGAAGCCACCGCCATTCGCTTAAGGCCTGTATTAATGACAACTGCCGCCATGGTCTTGGGCGTTGTGCCTTTAGTGCTGGCATCTGGCGCTGGAGCAGCCAGCCGCTTTGATATCGGCTTGGTTATCGCAACAGGAATGACTATTGGTACTCTATTTACTTTATATGTGGTACCAACGATGTATACCTTCTTTGCTAAAGATCATAGTAAACAACCAGTGGCGAGTAGCGAACTGGTAACAAGTTAA
- a CDS encoding efflux RND transporter periplasmic adaptor subunit, protein MFKRLAIMVVLLTVIFGGIFGYKMFEKKMVGEYFANFTPPPITVSADNSKTETWQPEIHGIGTLQAVNGVELATEVGGMVQTIHFESGQMIEKGQLLLQIDDEVEQATLKSQQAQLKLAQLNYNRDKQLLIKKAIPQTQFDLSSAELEEAIANVEKTKAIIAQKKVRAPFSGKIGIRLINLGEYINAGASIATLQNINSLFVDFNLPEQFYPKLYVGQQVRFDIDAYPNEHFIGEVTALNAKVDPNTRNILVRASVANPEHKLIPGMFADLAVLEKASIQVVTVPVTAVTYSLYGDSIFLITAQNNQTTTNQTADNANDQPSANSEQETDPTLIVSRKYIKTGPQQNGKVAVLEGLKEGDQVVTSGQLKLSNGARIVINNDVKI, encoded by the coding sequence ATGTTTAAACGCTTAGCCATTATGGTCGTCTTATTGACCGTCATTTTTGGTGGTATTTTCGGCTATAAAATGTTCGAAAAAAAAATGGTTGGAGAATACTTTGCCAATTTTACACCACCTCCCATCACCGTATCTGCTGATAACAGCAAAACCGAAACATGGCAGCCAGAAATTCATGGTATCGGCACTTTACAAGCAGTCAATGGGGTTGAACTCGCTACTGAAGTAGGAGGCATGGTGCAAACCATTCACTTCGAGTCAGGCCAAATGATCGAAAAAGGTCAATTACTATTACAAATAGATGACGAAGTAGAACAAGCCACCCTAAAAAGTCAGCAAGCCCAGCTAAAACTGGCACAACTTAATTACAACCGAGATAAACAGCTACTGATAAAAAAAGCAATACCACAAACTCAGTTTGACTTAAGCAGTGCTGAACTGGAAGAAGCGATTGCCAACGTAGAAAAAACCAAGGCAATCATTGCTCAAAAGAAAGTTCGAGCACCTTTTTCTGGCAAAATTGGAATTCGCTTGATTAATCTAGGTGAATATATCAACGCCGGGGCTAGTATTGCTACCTTGCAAAATATCAACTCATTATTTGTTGATTTTAACCTGCCTGAACAGTTTTACCCCAAACTGTACGTCGGTCAGCAAGTTAGGTTTGATATTGACGCCTACCCCAATGAACACTTTATTGGTGAAGTCACTGCACTAAACGCCAAGGTTGATCCTAATACCCGCAATATTTTAGTGCGTGCCAGTGTGGCAAACCCAGAGCATAAGCTCATTCCTGGCATGTTTGCTGACTTAGCCGTACTGGAAAAAGCGTCAATCCAGGTAGTTACCGTACCAGTCACCGCCGTGACATACAGCTTATATGGTGATTCAATCTTTTTAATTACGGCACAAAATAATCAAACAACCACCAACCAGACAGCTGACAATGCAAACGACCAACCAAGTGCGAATAGCGAACAAGAAACAGACCCCACGCTGATTGTTAGCCGAAAATATATCAAAACAGGCCCACAGCAAAATGGCAAAGTAGCGGTATTAGAAGGGTTAAAAGAAGGTGACCAAGTAGTAACGTCTGGTCAACTTAAATTAAGTAATGGTGCCCGCATTGTTATCAATAATGATGTAAAAATTTAA
- the pyrF gene encoding orotidine-5'-phosphate decarboxylase has translation MSFNEKLKLAWKKNNSLVCVGLDPDLSRLPAGLAPQRESIFEFNKAIIDATHDLVCAYKPQIAYFSACSAEEQLEQTIRYIKTNYPDIPVILDSKRGDIGSTAQQYAVEAFERYQADAVTINPYMGVDSAEPFLTYQDRGVILLCRTSNSGASDIQDLVVNGSPLYEKVADLVANQWNKHNNCLLVVGATWPEQMAKIRSIVGDMAFLVPGAGAQGGDVEQLVKAGKTEDGTGLIVNSSRGILYASSGRDFAEAARNETLKLRDLINQFR, from the coding sequence ATGAGCTTTAATGAAAAACTCAAGCTTGCGTGGAAGAAAAACAATTCTTTGGTGTGTGTAGGGCTCGATCCAGATTTATCGAGACTCCCTGCTGGATTGGCGCCGCAACGAGAATCTATTTTTGAGTTTAATAAAGCGATTATTGATGCCACCCATGATTTAGTCTGTGCCTATAAGCCGCAAATTGCCTATTTTTCTGCTTGTTCTGCTGAAGAGCAGTTGGAGCAGACAATTAGGTATATAAAAACGAATTACCCTGATATCCCGGTTATTCTTGATTCAAAAAGAGGGGATATTGGCAGTACTGCTCAACAATATGCGGTGGAAGCTTTTGAGCGTTATCAAGCCGATGCAGTGACAATTAATCCATATATGGGGGTTGATTCTGCTGAGCCATTTTTAACTTATCAGGACCGAGGGGTTATATTATTGTGTCGCACCTCCAATAGTGGTGCCAGTGATATTCAAGATTTAGTTGTTAATGGCTCCCCCCTTTATGAAAAAGTGGCTGATTTAGTGGCGAATCAGTGGAATAAACACAACAATTGTTTACTGGTGGTTGGGGCTACTTGGCCTGAGCAAATGGCGAAAATCCGCAGTATTGTGGGTGATATGGCATTTTTGGTACCTGGAGCGGGTGCTCAAGGTGGCGATGTAGAGCAATTGGTAAAAGCAGGCAAAACAGAAGATGGTACTGGGCTGATTGTAAATTCTTCAAGAGGTATTCTGTATGCCAGTAGTGGTCGAGATTTTGCCGAAGCCGCACGAAATGAAACACTTAAATTGAGAGATTTAATTAATCAGTTCAGGTAA
- a CDS encoding substrate-binding periplasmic protein gives MFLSQNLPHFGFASHIVTEAFAEAGIQTQYLFLPWGRAEHNVRTGTVSGSIVWMKTPEREKFAWFSKPVISLGEVLYSRRESQLSWQEFSDLYGLRLAIPLGSTLGVWLEHEGSDKIEFIRAKDIKHSLLLLLKKRVDGFPYNKMVADYVLRTEFPLEKNQLTHSDKIISKNIYRLMLSKKIPSNKNFLIKFNKGLDILMQSEKYQKMIESYNKGEYDFIK, from the coding sequence ATTTTTTTATCCCAGAATTTACCCCATTTTGGTTTTGCTTCGCATATCGTGACTGAGGCTTTTGCTGAGGCAGGTATTCAAACCCAATACTTGTTTTTACCATGGGGTAGAGCAGAGCATAATGTCAGGACTGGAACAGTGTCAGGGTCTATCGTATGGATGAAAACGCCTGAACGAGAGAAGTTTGCTTGGTTTAGTAAACCAGTGATTTCTTTAGGAGAAGTGTTGTACTCTCGTCGAGAGAGTCAACTTAGTTGGCAAGAGTTCAGCGATCTGTATGGGTTGCGTTTAGCTATTCCATTAGGGTCTACCCTTGGCGTTTGGCTTGAGCATGAAGGTAGCGATAAAATCGAGTTTATACGTGCTAAGGATATAAAACATAGTTTGTTATTGTTGCTTAAAAAGAGAGTGGATGGTTTTCCTTATAATAAAATGGTAGCAGACTATGTGTTGCGAACAGAGTTTCCTTTAGAAAAAAATCAGTTAACACATTCTGATAAAATTATTTCGAAAAATATATATCGGTTAATGCTATCTAAAAAAATACCAAGTAATAAAAATTTTCTGATAAAGTTTAATAAAGGTCTTGATATTTTAATGCAGTCAGAAAAATATCAGAAAATGATAGAGTCATATAATAAAGGAGAGTATGACTTTATCAAATGA
- a CDS encoding M64 family metallopeptidase, which yields MNTMTKGLVTLLLFYCVTLTSQAKLLEFVLTNQELSVDRDSERYDNYLNKLNNQLGQPQSSHTLAVIQLNKHNQIVKLEQLTSPLMLRGEAFNPQTGHIESVVNQPLATGNLYLKIDEQAAINKILIFSPKISGETGLTWQFATERNVALADIGIKEKTEESVFKLVDNGPSSNRVDLVFVAEGYTKNEIARFKEDLAPVVNGFFEEHPLSLYKNYFNVWGVESISNQSGAGYSYPKDTRFKSYFNCYNIDRLLCVDISEVQKYVSQRLSSHSRDIIVVVVNTDKYGGSGGAVATMSLHSSAVELALHEVGHTFGLLADEYDYGSCRVAPASEANVTNNRSGSKWSHWFDAANNVNVFEGAKYCRYGMYRPTNNSLMRTLGLPFYAVNSEQLIRRIYNFTTPLSSQAPNTKNINLSTRQQQGFSAALLQPTTNTVAAKWLLNGKPISSATDFTFMGNQYQPGKYQLTVEAQDNTKHVIIDSKNNLKDSFTWTINLTTGSNQCSTPSDPTHLSAQVLDKQSFQLSWLAPSYAQQYIVQRLVEGYWQDEVSTTATVVEIANLPTESEQVVRVVGLNGCDETGQASEPLEVSLNI from the coding sequence ATGAATACCATGACTAAAGGACTAGTCACACTACTACTGTTTTACTGTGTAACGCTGACTAGCCAAGCAAAGCTATTGGAGTTTGTTCTAACTAACCAGGAATTGTCAGTGGACAGGGACAGTGAGCGTTACGATAACTATCTTAACAAATTAAACAATCAACTAGGTCAGCCCCAGTCAAGCCATACCCTCGCTGTCATCCAGTTAAATAAACATAACCAGATAGTGAAGCTAGAACAGTTAACTAGCCCATTAATGTTAAGAGGAGAAGCATTCAATCCACAAACTGGTCATATTGAATCAGTGGTTAATCAGCCTCTGGCCACTGGCAACCTTTACCTAAAGATTGATGAACAAGCAGCCATTAATAAAATACTGATTTTTTCACCTAAAATTAGTGGTGAAACAGGCTTAACTTGGCAGTTTGCTACTGAACGCAATGTAGCTTTGGCCGATATTGGAATTAAAGAAAAAACTGAAGAGTCCGTTTTTAAACTGGTTGATAATGGTCCATCCAGTAACCGGGTCGACTTGGTATTTGTAGCAGAAGGTTACACCAAAAATGAAATTGCGCGTTTTAAAGAAGATTTAGCACCTGTTGTTAATGGCTTTTTTGAAGAGCATCCTCTCAGTCTATATAAAAACTATTTTAATGTATGGGGCGTTGAATCAATCAGTAACCAGTCTGGTGCTGGCTATAGCTATCCCAAAGATACTCGATTTAAATCGTATTTTAATTGCTATAATATCGACCGACTATTATGTGTCGATATCAGTGAAGTACAAAAATATGTTTCTCAACGTTTAAGCAGTCATTCTCGCGATATTATTGTTGTGGTAGTCAATACCGATAAATATGGCGGTTCCGGCGGTGCAGTGGCAACAATGTCACTTCACTCTTCTGCAGTTGAGTTAGCGCTACATGAAGTAGGTCATACGTTTGGCTTGCTAGCCGACGAATACGATTATGGCAGCTGTCGTGTTGCACCAGCTTCAGAAGCCAATGTCACCAATAACCGTTCAGGCAGCAAGTGGTCTCATTGGTTTGACGCCGCCAATAATGTGAATGTGTTTGAAGGTGCAAAATACTGTCGATATGGTATGTATCGGCCAACCAATAACTCATTAATGCGTACATTAGGCTTGCCATTTTACGCCGTAAATAGTGAGCAATTGATTCGAAGAATTTACAATTTTACTACACCGCTCTCGTCACAAGCACCAAATACCAAAAACATCAATCTTAGCACTCGGCAACAACAAGGGTTTTCTGCCGCCTTGTTACAACCTACCACCAATACAGTCGCTGCAAAATGGCTGTTAAATGGCAAACCAATTAGTTCAGCAACCGATTTTACCTTTATGGGAAACCAATACCAGCCCGGTAAATATCAGTTAACCGTAGAAGCTCAAGATAATACTAAACATGTGATTATTGACAGCAAAAATAATCTCAAAGATTCATTTACTTGGACTATTAATCTAACAACCGGTAGCAACCAGTGCAGTACACCGTCAGACCCAACCCACTTGTCCGCACAAGTGCTTGATAAACAGAGCTTTCAATTATCCTGGTTGGCGCCAAGTTACGCACAACAATATATTGTGCAACGACTAGTTGAAGGCTATTGGCAAGATGAAGTGAGTACTACAGCAACCGTTGTAGAAATTGCTAATCTGCCAACAGAAAGCGAGCAAGTCGTTCGGGTAGTCGGTTTAAATGGCTGTGATGAAACGGGCCAAGCCTCTGAGCCACTTGAAGTTTCGCTTAATATTTAA
- a CDS encoding HNH endonuclease, which translates to MIRVLRLNKSGLPTAWISRQEAATLYVKQQVLWSIGEQPLRIVGGINKFGVRSEINMDPIIACMGNHRRQNFVPGLNNALLFRRDDYLCMYCGNKFKETDLTRDHIVPKVQGGKDVWKNVVAACQRCNHHKGGRTPEQAGMELLAVPFEPNVFEFMYLANRQIRGDQMEYLCSRFTGQRCWQG; encoded by the coding sequence ATGATTCGGGTATTGAGATTGAATAAGTCTGGGTTGCCGACGGCATGGATCAGTCGGCAAGAAGCGGCAACGCTGTATGTCAAGCAACAAGTGTTGTGGAGTATTGGTGAACAACCATTACGGATTGTTGGGGGGATAAATAAATTTGGTGTACGTTCAGAAATTAATATGGATCCAATCATTGCTTGCATGGGGAATCATCGCAGGCAGAATTTTGTACCGGGTTTAAATAATGCGTTGTTATTTCGTCGTGATGATTATTTGTGTATGTATTGTGGAAATAAGTTCAAAGAAACGGATTTGACGAGGGATCATATTGTGCCCAAAGTGCAAGGTGGCAAAGATGTATGGAAAAATGTAGTCGCCGCTTGTCAGCGCTGTAATCACCATAAAGGGGGCAGAACTCCGGAACAAGCGGGAATGGAATTGTTGGCAGTGCCTTTTGAACCCAATGTGTTTGAGTTTATGTATTTGGCCAACCGGCAAATTCGAGGTGATCAAATGGAATACTTATGCTCTCGATTTACTGGCCAGCGTTGTTGGCAAGGCTAA